In Phyllopteryx taeniolatus isolate TA_2022b chromosome 1, UOR_Ptae_1.2, whole genome shotgun sequence, the following proteins share a genomic window:
- the LOC133486464 gene encoding zinc finger protein PLAGL2-like yields the protein MFHQQEQLKGQLQDSHIANRQLGFHCQECGKQYNTQLGYRRHLVEAHSAGAGLPCSEGAPSLLEHLGGGHIDRPPPAEGNSNAVVGVRERKYSCERCDRRFYTRKDVRRHAVVHTGRRDFLCPRCAQRFGRRDHLTRHLKKSHAHDAGLIPLVTASTPVATSTTTTQCPVKESSPLASDRGSASSKEPVETFTRDMFNSYPITNPVPGMNHPHGLMQVSLSSSMGVGRHMPQPSPHNHHHHLQPLSAPQQQSYSNMPRYQQGSTSYPRTEVDSFLLDLQGAPPPHLSSVNSSTSTSPQREMLAEGMGVGSDPHLVPRNPAVSSAELSCTTNMELGPLLGFLPFSLPPYSSHVGMGGLMMGYPPATTATSSPTSSTGLSSQASGPFTFFQPSQAHVPQGPVTHNHSQLPQAYSTSAVSTSSSLPHYYQAFQQ from the coding sequence ATGTTCCACCAGCAAGAACAACTAAAGGGTCAGCTGCAGGATAGCCACATTGCCAACAGGCAGCTTGGTTTCCACTGCCAGGAGTGTGGGAAGCAATATAACACTCAGCTGGGTTATAGACGGCACCTGGTGGAAGCTCACAGTGCTGGCGCAGGCCTGCCCTGTTCCGAAGGTGCACCATCGCTGCTGGAGCACCTGGGTGGTGGCCATATTGATAGGCCTCCTCCAGCAGAGGGGAACAGTAATGCTGTTGTGGGAGTGAGAGAGAGGAAATATTCCTGTGAGCGATGTGACCGCCGTTTTTACACTCGCAAGGATGTACGTCGCCATGCTGTGGTGCACACTGGACGGCGTGATTTCTTGTGCCCTCGCTGTGCTCAGCGCTTTGGCCGCAGAGACCACTTGACCCGGCACTTGAAGAAGAGCCATGCGCATGATGCAGGATTGATACCACTGGTTACGGCCAGTACTCCCGTGGCAACATCCACTACCACCACCCAATGTCCAGTGAAGGAGTCCAGCCCTTTAGCCTCAGACCGAGGCTCCGCCTCCTCCAAGGAACCTGTGGAGACCTTCACCAGGGACATGTTCAACTCCTACCCCATTACCAATCCTGTCCCTGGGATGAATCACCCACATGGCCTCATGCAGGTCTCTTTGTCCTCAAGCATGGGTGTCGGTCGCCACATGCCTCAGCCATCTCCTCACAACCACCACCATCACTTGCAGCCTCTGTCAGCACCACAGCAGCAGTCATACAGCAACATGCCCAGGTACCAACAAGGATCTACCTCATATCCTCGCACTGAAGTGGACAGCTTCCTGCTGGATTTGCAGGGTGCCCCTCCTCCCCACCTCAGTTCCGTCAACTCTTCTACCTCTACCTCACCTCAAAGGGAGATGCTTGCTGAAGGGATGGGTGTTGGCAGTGATCCCCACCTCGTGCCCAGGAATCCTGCTGTCTCCTCAGCTGAGCTTTCCTGCACCACTAACATGGAACTTGGGCCACTGTTGGGCTTCTTGCCTTTCAGCCTGCCACCTTACAGCTCTCATGTGGGAATGGGAGGGTTAATGATGGGTTATCCTCCTGCCACCACTGCCACCTCCTCGCCAACCTCTTCCACTGGGTTGTCCTCTCAGGCTTCAGGCCCTTTTACCTTCTTCCAACCTTCTCAGGCTCATGTGCCTCAGGGCCCCGTCACCCACAACCATAGCCAACTACCTCAGGCATACAGCACTTCAGCTGTTAGCACTTCTAGCTCCTTACCACATTACTACCAAGCCTTTCAGCAATAA